ACGTTACTTCTGCTTATAGGAATTTCTGATTTTTCTTCATCATCCATAACTAGCTTGTAAGTTCCATTAAACCAAGAATATAATTCTTTTATATTGTCCATGTTTACCAGGTAACTCCTATGACATCTAAAAAAATTAGTTTTCTCTTCTATCTGATAAAGAGTTGTTCCCACTAGATATCTGTCATTTTTAGTTTTAACATAGGTTTTATCATCTTCTATATAGCAATAATAGATATCCTTTACATTTACTAATATTATCTTTCCCTGCCTATCACAAGGAATTCTTTTTACCAAATTGCTCTCTTTGTCTATTTTACTTACTATTTCATTTAGTATATTAGGTATTTTTTCATTTTCTGAATTTCTTTCATGCCATTTGCTAATTAATCTTCTTATAGTAACAGCTATTCTCTTTTCATCAAAAGGTTTAAGTACATAATCAAGGGCATATATTTCGAAAGCCTGAACCGCATATTGTTCATAAGCAGTAACAAATATTATATCTATTGATTTATCAAATTTTTTAATGACTTTTGCCAGTTCAATACCATTTTTTAAAGGCATATTTATATCTAAAAATACAGCATTTGGTTTTTTATTTTTTATAAGATCTAGTCCACTTTTACCATCGTATGCAATTCCTTCTATACATAAATCCTCATATTTTGATATTATATAATTCAATTCCTCCGCAGCAGGAATCTCATCTTCTACAATAACACATTTCAGTTTATCCATTTACCGATGAAACCTCCTTCATTGATATGAGGAAACTAATTTTAGTTCCATTATTTAAAGAAGTCTCTATACTTAGTCCATGGTCTTCCCCATATAATAGTTTTAATCTTTCATTTACATTCTTCAATCCTATTCCAGGCCATTTAGTTAAAATTTCATTTAATCTTTCATTACTCATACCTACCCCGGTATCTTCTACTGAAAATAGTATGTCTTTATCCTTAAAAGATGCCTTAAGATATACACTGCCACCTTCAGGTTTAGGTAGTATTCCATGTTTTATAGCATTTTCTACAATAGGCTGTAGTATGAATGCAGGAACCTTGGCTGTCATCATTTTATCTGGTATATCAATAATTAGCTTCAGCCTATTTCCAAATCTAGCTTCTTCAATAGAAATGTATGATTTAGTAAATTCTAATTCATCTTTTAAATAGGCAAAATCATCTTCTCTCTTTAAAGTTTGTCTAAAATAATTTGATAAATCTATGATAAGTTCCCTAGCTTTAGAGGGGTTTGTCCTACAAAACGACGATATGGTATTTAAAGCATTAAACAAAAAATGAGGTTCTATCTGGGATCTTAGCGCTTTAAATTCTGCTATGGATGCTTCTTCTGCTAATTTATTTAGTTTATATAATTCTATCTGGTTAGAAAGTAAATCGCTTAATTCCTGTACAAATTGTATAAAATAATTGTTAATATCCTTTTTTGACTTCAATCCAAGTCCCAGTACTCCTTGAAAACCAGAGTTTGGTATATTAAATGGTGCACATACAAAAAACATCTGTCCTTCATTTATGATTTTATACACAGGAATTTTATCACACTTATATATACTTTCTCTTAAGCTTATCTTATTTATGTTTTTAACAGAACAAGTCAAAATATCACTTTTATCTCCTATAAGTATTCCATCAATATTTGCTACTTCATATATTATTTTTGATACATTTTTAGCTGTTTCCTCACCAAGTCCTTTTCTCATATATTTTACAGTTCTCTTTGCAATATTTAAAGCCTTTTGTGCCTCTATAGCTCCAACTTTATTATATTCTTCCTTAACACTTTTTATTATACTTATAAAAATAACAGTACCTAATGAATTTATAAGTATCATCGGGACAGCTATAATTTTTACTAATATAAGTGCATTTATAAGGGGTCTTGCAAATATTAAAATTATTATCATTTGAAAGCATTCTGCAACTATGGCAGCAAAAAATGCGTGTTTTACGTTAAGGCTTTCGTCCTTGGAATATTTTCTTGCAATACCTCCTATAAACCCTTCTACTATAGTTGCAATAGTACAGGCAACAGCCGTAAATCCACCTAAAGTATATCTATGGACTCCTGAAATCAATCCTACTATAACTCCAATTAAAGGTCCTCCAATATATCCGGACACTATGGCCGCAATAGGTCTTGTATTAGCTATAGCATCATGCATTCCCAGATACCCTAGAACCATATTTTCCGAATTAATGTTATTAGCCGGTTCTACATTTACACCCGTATAATTACTTAAAATACCTAAAATACTAAAAAATATTACAAGTAGAATTTTATCTACAGTTCCTAGCTCATCTTTAATTAGTTGTTTTAAAATACTAGAATGATTGTACATATATGCAGATAAAGCAATTAAGGCCATGTTCTGAAGTAATTTAAGATAAATCAAAGTATATCACTCCCCGTATAATTATCTATGAGAACTAACAGGGACCAACTATCTTAACTTTTGTACCTAAAAAATATAATAGCACCCCTTATATTATAATAACAAAATTCAATTGCTTTGTTAATTTTATTATATAAATACCTCTTACCGATTAACGTCTATTTTCGACTATTTATCACCCTCTTTTACCATTTTAGAGTATATTAGTATGAAAGCAAATAAATTCGGACTATTATCAATATGTAATAACGTTACCATTGTTATTTATTAATCAAGAACTTTTAATTTATTAAAAATTTTACAAGGAGGTACTTATATGAACTCTATAGTACTAGTAATTATAGGAGCTTTAGTATTAGTCATAGGCTACAGACTTTATGGATCATTTTTAGCTGCAAAAGTCCTAGTTCTAGATGAAACAAGGGAAGTTCCTGCTAAAAAATTTGAGGATGGACATGACTATTTGCCTACAAACAAATGGATGCTTTTAGGACAGCACTTTGCAGCCATTGCCGGTGCTGGACCACTTATAGGACCAGTTTTAGCAGCACAATTTGGATATCTTCCAGGTACACTTTGGATTTTAATAGGTGGTGTACTAGCTGGAGGAGTTCACGATATGGTCATATTGTTTGCTTCAGTTAGACAAGATGGTCAATCCATAGCCGAAATTGCAAGAAAAAATTTAGGCGAAAGAATGGGTTATATTACATCAATTTCTGTCATTTTTATACTAATAATTACTATGGCAGGTCTTGGGCTTCCAATAGTAAACTCTCTTGCCAGTAGTCCATGGGGAACTTTTACCGTAGGTTTTACTATTCCGGTCTCAATATTCATAGGTATTTATCTTAAATTTATAAGACCAGGTAAAATAGGTGAAGGTACTATAATTGGTATGGCACTTATATTATTAGGAGTTATTTTAGGACCAACTATCCAAAGTTCAGCACTTGCTCCATATTTAACTTTTAATGTAAAGCAAATGTCACTTATACTTGCTATATACGGTTTCTGTGCAGCTGTTCTTCCTGTATGGCTCTTACTTATTCCGAGAGGTTACCTAAGCACTTACATGAAAATTGGAGTTATGGCCGCACTTGTAGTAGGTATTGTACTTGTAAGACCAGAACTTCAAATGCCTGCTCTTACTAAATTTGTAAATGGTGGAGGACCTATAGTTCCAGGTAAAGTATTTCCATTTATATTTATAACTATAGCTTGTGGTGCTCTATCAGGTTTCCATTCATTGATAAGTACCGGTACAACCCCTAAACTTATTGCCAATGAAAAGGATATTTTAGCTGTTGGTTATGGATCAATGATTATAGAATCTTTCATAGCTTTAATGGCATTAATTGCAGCAACTTGTCTTCCAACTGCTGATTACTTTGCTATAAATTCAACACCAGCTCTATTTGCAAAACTAGGTATGGTTCCAAAAGAACTCCCTATGCTGCAGCAGTTAGTAGGAGAAAACTTAGTAGGAAGAACTGGCGGTTCAGTATCATTAGCTGTTGGTATGTCTTACGTATTCTATAAAATTCCTGGACTTAAGGGATTGATGTCTTACTGGTATCATTTCTGCATAATGTTTGAAGCATTATTTATACTTACTACTATAGACTCAGGTACTAGAATAGGAAGATATTTATTTCAGGATTTATTCGGGAAATTCTGTAAGCCTCTTGCAAAACAGGATTCCTGGTTTAACATAATATTCTTCAGTTTGCTTATGTCTTTCTGTTGGGGCTATTTACTGTGCACAGGTAATATATCTACAATATGGCCTCTATTTGGTGTGGCAAATCAAAGTTTGTCAGCTATAGCCTTTGCAATAGGTACTTCAGTACTTATAAGAATGGGCAAGAGAAAGTATATACCTATTACAATAATACCTATGGCATTTATAAGTGTGGCTACTTTAACTGCATCAGTTGAAAATATAACAGGAAACTATATTCCAAATCATAAAACTACACTTACAGTGTTATCTATAATTCTCATAGCTATAGTAATAATTATACTTTATGAAAGCATAAGACACTGGATTAAAGATTTAAAGTCCGGAGATTATGATAAGCCTCAAGAAGAAAAAATAATTAGTTAAATAAAGTTTATCCTTAAAAGTTTTATTCACAGTGTGTATGAAAATATATTCACACTGTGAATTTTTTTTATAAATTTTCACACTGTAAAATTCAATTATGCTATTCAACTTATTGTAAATACCATTCGCTTGTTATTTTTAACCATTCGCATCCATTTTTTTGCACTTTGGAATATTTGGGTATGAAAATCAATAAATTCAGACTATTATAAACATGTAATAAAATTCATATAATTAATTATTAATGGATTATTTATAATTATTAAAAAATTAAAAAGGAGGTTTTTATATGAATTCTATAGTACTAGTAATTATAGGTGCTCTCGTATTAGTCGCAGGCTACAGAATATACGGATCATTTGTAGCAGCAAAAGTTCTAGCATTAGATGAAACAAGAGAGGTTCCGTCTAAAAAGTTCGAAGATGGACATGATTATGTACCAACTAACAAATGGATACTTCTTGGCCATCATTTTGCTGCAATTGCAGGTGCCGGACCACTTATAGGACCAGTTTTAGCAGCACAATTCGGATATCTTCCAGGTACACTTTGGATTTTAATAGGGGGTGTACTAGGCGGTGCCGTTCACGACATGGTTATCTTATTTGCTTCAGTTAGACAAGATGGACAATCAATTGCCGAAATTGCCAGAAAAAATCTTGGTGAAAGAATGGGCTACATTACATCAATTTCAGTTATATTCATACTCATAATAACAATGGCAGGTCTTGGACTTCCAATAGTAAACTCCCTTAACAGTAGTCCATGGGGAACGTTTACAGTCGGTTTTACTATCCCAGTCGCACTTTTTATAGGTATTTATCTTAAGTTTTTACGACCAGGTAAAATAGCTGAAGGTACAATTATTGGTATGGTACTTATATTACTTGGAGTTATTTTAGGACCAACTGTTCAGCATTCAGCTTTAGCACCATTTCTTACTTTCAATGTAAAACAAATGTCACTTATACTTGCAGCTTATGGTTTTTGTGCAGCTGTACTTCCTGTATGGCTTTTGTTACTGCCAAGAGATTATTTGAGTACTTA
The genomic region above belongs to Clostridium sp. AWRP and contains:
- a CDS encoding LytS/YhcK type 5TM receptor domain-containing protein; this translates as MIYLKLLQNMALIALSAYMYNHSSILKQLIKDELGTVDKILLVIFFSILGILSNYTGVNVEPANNINSENMVLGYLGMHDAIANTRPIAAIVSGYIGGPLIGVIVGLISGVHRYTLGGFTAVACTIATIVEGFIGGIARKYSKDESLNVKHAFFAAIVAECFQMIIILIFARPLINALILVKIIAVPMILINSLGTVIFISIIKSVKEEYNKVGAIEAQKALNIAKRTVKYMRKGLGEETAKNVSKIIYEVANIDGILIGDKSDILTCSVKNINKISLRESIYKCDKIPVYKIINEGQMFFVCAPFNIPNSGFQGVLGLGLKSKKDINNYFIQFVQELSDLLSNQIELYKLNKLAEEASIAEFKALRSQIEPHFLFNALNTISSFCRTNPSKARELIIDLSNYFRQTLKREDDFAYLKDELEFTKSYISIEEARFGNRLKLIIDIPDKMMTAKVPAFILQPIVENAIKHGILPKPEGGSVYLKASFKDKDILFSVEDTGVGMSNERLNEILTKWPGIGLKNVNERLKLLYGEDHGLSIETSLNNGTKISFLISMKEVSSVNG
- a CDS encoding LytTR family DNA-binding domain-containing protein, translating into MDKLKCVIVEDEIPAAEELNYIISKYEDLCIEGIAYDGKSGLDLIKNKKPNAVFLDINMPLKNGIELAKVIKKFDKSIDIIFVTAYEQYAVQAFEIYALDYVLKPFDEKRIAVTIRRLISKWHERNSENEKIPNILNEIVSKIDKESNLVKRIPCDRQGKIILVNVKDIYYCYIEDDKTYVKTKNDRYLVGTTLYQIEEKTNFFRCHRSYLVNMDNIKELYSWFNGTYKLVMDDEEKSEIPISRSNVKKLRELLKI
- a CDS encoding carbon starvation protein A — protein: MNSIVLVIIGALVLVIGYRLYGSFLAAKVLVLDETREVPAKKFEDGHDYLPTNKWMLLGQHFAAIAGAGPLIGPVLAAQFGYLPGTLWILIGGVLAGGVHDMVILFASVRQDGQSIAEIARKNLGERMGYITSISVIFILIITMAGLGLPIVNSLASSPWGTFTVGFTIPVSIFIGIYLKFIRPGKIGEGTIIGMALILLGVILGPTIQSSALAPYLTFNVKQMSLILAIYGFCAAVLPVWLLLIPRGYLSTYMKIGVMAALVVGIVLVRPELQMPALTKFVNGGGPIVPGKVFPFIFITIACGALSGFHSLISTGTTPKLIANEKDILAVGYGSMIIESFIALMALIAATCLPTADYFAINSTPALFAKLGMVPKELPMLQQLVGENLVGRTGGSVSLAVGMSYVFYKIPGLKGLMSYWYHFCIMFEALFILTTIDSGTRIGRYLFQDLFGKFCKPLAKQDSWFNIIFFSLLMSFCWGYLLCTGNISTIWPLFGVANQSLSAIAFAIGTSVLIRMGKRKYIPITIIPMAFISVATLTASVENITGNYIPNHKTTLTVLSIILIAIVIIILYESIRHWIKDLKSGDYDKPQEEKIIS